One genomic region from Evansella sp. LMS18 encodes:
- a CDS encoding ABC transporter ATP-binding protein produces MTTELLQVKNLKQYFPIKGGLLGRKINDVKAVDDISFSIKAGETLSIVGESGCGKSTTGRAILRLDEPTAGEIHFQGDDLLSLNKKEMRKKRRDLQIIFQDPYASINPRQTVRQVLNEAMEIQNVLPKEQRYDRMIELLETVGLGPDKLDRFPHEFSGGQRQRIGIARALAVDPKLIICDESVSALDVSIQAQVLNLLKKLQREFDLTYLFISHDLGVVRHISDRVVVMYLGKIVEIGDKKSLFDSPKHPYTKTLLSAIPVPDPKRKKDQIILKGDVPSPIDPPTGCRFHTRCPFATDRCVTEVPELRNTTGMENGHESACHYIEEIESGEMKPKY; encoded by the coding sequence ATGACTACGGAACTTTTGCAAGTAAAGAATCTTAAGCAATACTTTCCTATTAAAGGTGGATTGCTTGGCAGAAAAATAAATGATGTAAAAGCGGTGGACGATATCAGCTTCTCCATTAAGGCCGGGGAAACTTTAAGTATCGTAGGTGAATCCGGCTGTGGTAAGTCAACAACTGGCCGTGCTATTCTTCGTCTTGACGAACCTACTGCAGGTGAAATTCATTTCCAGGGCGATGATTTACTAAGCCTTAACAAAAAAGAAATGCGTAAAAAACGCAGAGATCTTCAGATTATATTCCAGGATCCATACGCTTCCATTAACCCTAGGCAGACTGTACGTCAGGTATTGAACGAAGCCATGGAAATCCAAAATGTCCTGCCGAAAGAGCAGCGTTACGACAGAATGATCGAGCTTCTGGAAACTGTAGGTCTCGGCCCTGATAAACTTGACAGATTCCCTCACGAATTCAGTGGTGGACAAAGACAGCGTATCGGTATTGCCCGTGCTCTTGCTGTAGATCCTAAACTGATAATCTGTGATGAGTCTGTGTCAGCCCTGGATGTATCCATTCAGGCCCAGGTACTGAATCTGTTAAAGAAACTTCAGAGAGAATTTGATCTCACTTACCTGTTTATTTCACACGACCTTGGAGTTGTTCGACACATCTCTGACAGAGTTGTCGTTATGTATTTAGGTAAAATCGTAGAGATTGGCGATAAAAAGTCCTTGTTTGATAGCCCGAAACATCCGTACACAAAGACATTATTATCAGCCATCCCTGTACCTGACCCTAAACGGAAAAAAGACCAGATTATTCTTAAAGGAGATGTCCCGTCACCAATTGACCCTCCTACAGGATGCCGTTTCCATACTCGTTGTCCGTTCGCTACCGACAGATGTGTAACAGAAGTACCAGAACTGAGAAACACAACTGGTATGGAAAATGGCCATGAATCTGCCTGCCATTATATCGAAGAAATTGAATCCGGCGAAATGAAGCCGAAATACTAA
- the nikB gene encoding nickel ABC transporter permease: protein MLTYTIRRIFQTIPVLIGVTILVFSLMHLIPGDPAQIMAGEQANEEQVEQMRDRLGLNDPLPAQYWNFVSGAVQGDLGNSIRSGRAVSSEIGARFWVTIELALYSTILSIFIGLIAGIISATKRGTVTDSLIMIVALFGLSMPNFWLGLMLIQYFSLGLGWFPVSGWGSPQQLVLPVITLGTAGAAIIARMTRSSMLEVIHADYIRTARAKGVKERYVIYKHALRNALIPVVTVVGLQFGALLGGAVLTETVFAINGLGRFVVDAIRMRDFPIVQGSVLVLALMFVVVNFLVDISYRFLNKRIELD from the coding sequence TTGTTAACCTATACTATCAGACGAATATTTCAAACAATTCCGGTATTAATCGGTGTTACTATATTAGTTTTCTCGCTTATGCATTTAATTCCCGGCGACCCTGCCCAGATCATGGCAGGTGAACAAGCCAACGAAGAACAAGTAGAACAAATGAGAGACAGACTCGGCTTAAACGACCCTCTTCCAGCCCAGTACTGGAACTTCGTAAGTGGAGCTGTGCAGGGTGACCTTGGGAATTCTATCCGAAGCGGCCGGGCGGTAAGCTCGGAAATAGGAGCCCGTTTTTGGGTGACAATAGAACTTGCCTTATACAGTACGATATTGAGTATATTCATTGGTTTGATCGCAGGAATTATCTCAGCAACAAAAAGAGGTACTGTAACTGACTCATTAATCATGATTGTTGCTTTATTCGGCTTATCCATGCCTAACTTCTGGCTGGGACTCATGCTCATCCAGTATTTCTCATTAGGATTGGGATGGTTCCCTGTATCAGGCTGGGGATCACCGCAGCAGCTTGTGCTTCCGGTGATTACATTAGGTACTGCCGGTGCGGCAATTATTGCCCGAATGACACGCTCAAGTATGCTGGAAGTCATTCATGCTGATTACATCAGAACTGCAAGAGCTAAAGGTGTTAAAGAACGTTACGTCATATATAAACATGCTCTCCGAAACGCGCTGATTCCGGTTGTAACTGTTGTTGGTCTGCAATTCGGTGCCTTGCTTGGGGGAGCGGTATTAACAGAGACAGTATTTGCAATCAACGGTTTAGGACGTTTTGTCGTCGACGCTATTCGGATGAGGGACTTCCCTATCGTACAGGGTTCAGTACTTGTACTTGCCCTGATGTTCGTTGTTGTAAACTTCTTAGTTGATATTTCATACAGATTCCTTAACAAGCGAATCGAACTAGATTAA
- a CDS encoding ABC transporter ATP-binding protein, producing the protein MESPKTIVKVDNLQTSFYTDKGEVKAVDGVSFEIPSGKTLGIVGESGSGKSITSLSVMRLIQDPGKIKGGQILFNGENLLDKSEAQMRRIRGNQISMIFQEPMTSLNPVFTVGDQIAEAYMIHEGKSKKEALRKALDMLKLVGIPSPEQRLKQYPHELSGGMRQRVMIAIALACNPELLIADEPTTALDVTIQAQILRLINNLQEELGMSVMLITHDLGVVAETCDYVAVMYAGKVVEYADVETLFESPKHPYTVGLLKSLPRHDIDQEGELEVIKGMVPTPDNLPKGCRFAPRCPFASDICADRLPELDELEDNSQVRCWIYTDEWDGKSGVSVKDDYGTFASKES; encoded by the coding sequence GTGGAATCCCCGAAAACAATCGTAAAAGTTGATAACTTACAAACTTCATTTTATACAGATAAGGGAGAAGTAAAAGCGGTAGATGGAGTGAGCTTTGAAATCCCAAGCGGAAAAACACTGGGTATTGTTGGTGAGTCTGGTTCAGGAAAAAGTATCACCTCCCTTTCCGTAATGCGGCTTATCCAGGATCCTGGTAAAATCAAAGGGGGTCAAATCCTCTTTAACGGAGAAAATCTTTTAGATAAGAGCGAAGCACAAATGCGCCGTATCCGCGGAAACCAGATCTCAATGATTTTCCAGGAGCCGATGACATCTCTTAACCCTGTTTTCACAGTTGGAGATCAAATTGCTGAAGCTTACATGATTCACGAAGGAAAGTCCAAGAAGGAAGCACTGCGAAAAGCCCTTGATATGCTTAAGCTCGTAGGTATCCCTTCTCCGGAGCAGCGTCTGAAGCAGTATCCACATGAATTATCCGGGGGTATGCGCCAGCGTGTAATGATTGCCATCGCACTTGCTTGTAACCCGGAACTGCTTATTGCTGACGAGCCGACTACAGCTCTGGACGTTACAATCCAGGCCCAGATTCTTCGTCTGATCAATAACCTGCAGGAAGAACTCGGAATGTCTGTAATGCTCATCACCCACGACCTCGGTGTTGTAGCAGAGACTTGCGACTATGTTGCAGTTATGTATGCCGGAAAAGTGGTTGAGTATGCTGATGTAGAGACACTCTTTGAGAGTCCAAAGCATCCTTATACTGTAGGGCTCCTTAAATCACTTCCTCGTCATGATATCGACCAGGAAGGTGAGCTGGAAGTTATTAAAGGTATGGTTCCTACGCCGGATAATCTTCCAAAAGGATGCCGGTTTGCTCCTCGCTGTCCTTTCGCAAGCGACATTTGCGCAGACCGCCTGCCGGAATTAGATGAATTAGAAGATAACAGCCAGGTCCGCTGCTGGATCTACACAGATGAGTGGGATGGCAAATCGGGGGTGAGTGTAAAAGATGACTACGGAACTTTTGCAAGTAAAGAATCTTAA
- a CDS encoding glutathione ABC transporter substrate-binding protein, whose translation MFRSKTLKTAALSVAMVVGLAACATEPGNDNGNDGNADPANNGNNNEENVGNDDADNNDEDNTAGEGAEGGDLIIGMSADAQAMDPHGSNDVPSSNVQTNIYETLVTQTEDMELEPLLATEWEAVEDDVWEFTLRDDVTFHDGSEFNAEVVKANIDRVLDEDVASQRAFLYTMVEEVVVVDDYTVQFHTEYPFAPLPSHLAHSGGGMISLEAIEADYEEMENGGQPGDYINENPIGTGFFKFESWATGDEVVLTKNEDYWGEPAQVDSVTFKVLGEDQTRVGELISGGAHIIDPVSPSDLSMVEGEDGVSVYQQDSLSLSYIGFNVEKEPYDDPRVRQAMSMAINKDEIIEAVLEGTGTPAIGPIGEQVFGFSEDVEALPYDPERAQELLAEAGYEDGFETTIWTNDNREREQIAELVQAYLSVIGVDASIEVLEWGAYLDNTAAGEHDMFILGWVTVTGDADYGMYALFHSDNHGAPGNRSFLANDELDEILDQAREETDEATREDLYEQAMEILVEDAPMLYLYHPSYNLGVRDEVQGFWKHPNGLHQLREVTIN comes from the coding sequence ATGTTTCGAAGCAAGACTTTGAAAACTGCGGCGCTGTCTGTGGCTATGGTAGTTGGTTTGGCTGCTTGTGCAACTGAGCCGGGCAACGACAACGGCAATGACGGAAACGCAGATCCTGCTAACAACGGGAACAACAATGAAGAGAATGTTGGCAATGATGATGCCGACAACAACGATGAGGACAACACAGCAGGAGAAGGTGCTGAAGGCGGGGACCTTATTATTGGTATGTCTGCAGATGCACAGGCTATGGACCCTCATGGTTCTAACGATGTTCCATCAAGTAATGTACAGACAAACATCTACGAAACACTTGTTACACAAACTGAAGACATGGAACTTGAGCCACTTCTTGCTACGGAGTGGGAAGCAGTTGAGGACGATGTATGGGAATTCACTCTTCGTGATGACGTTACTTTCCACGATGGATCTGAATTCAATGCAGAGGTTGTAAAAGCGAACATCGACCGAGTACTTGACGAGGATGTAGCATCACAGCGTGCGTTCCTATATACAATGGTTGAGGAAGTTGTTGTAGTAGACGACTATACTGTTCAGTTCCATACAGAATACCCATTCGCACCGCTTCCTTCACACCTTGCGCACTCAGGCGGCGGTATGATCAGCCTTGAAGCAATCGAAGCTGATTACGAAGAAATGGAAAACGGCGGACAGCCAGGTGACTATATTAACGAAAATCCAATTGGAACAGGTTTTTTCAAGTTTGAATCCTGGGCAACTGGTGATGAAGTTGTTTTAACAAAGAACGAAGATTACTGGGGAGAGCCTGCACAGGTGGATTCAGTAACATTTAAAGTATTAGGTGAAGACCAGACTCGTGTTGGTGAATTGATCAGTGGAGGAGCCCACATTATCGACCCAGTGAGCCCAAGTGATCTTTCAATGGTAGAAGGCGAAGACGGAGTAAGTGTTTACCAGCAGGACAGCTTAAGCCTTTCCTATATCGGATTTAACGTAGAGAAAGAGCCATATGATGATCCTCGTGTAAGACAAGCGATGTCAATGGCAATCAATAAAGACGAAATCATCGAAGCTGTACTTGAAGGTACTGGTACACCAGCTATAGGACCAATTGGTGAGCAGGTCTTCGGATTCAGTGAAGACGTAGAAGCTCTTCCATATGACCCTGAAAGAGCACAGGAACTTCTTGCCGAAGCAGGTTATGAAGATGGTTTTGAAACAACAATCTGGACAAACGACAACCGTGAGCGTGAGCAGATTGCCGAGCTTGTACAAGCTTACCTTTCTGTAATCGGTGTTGACGCAAGCATTGAAGTACTTGAGTGGGGTGCATACCTGGATAACACAGCTGCAGGTGAGCACGACATGTTTATCCTTGGCTGGGTTACTGTAACAGGTGACGCTGACTACGGTATGTACGCATTATTCCATTCTGACAACCATGGTGCACCAGGTAACCGTAGCTTCCTGGCAAATGATGAACTAGATGAGATTCTTGATCAGGCACGTGAGGAAACTGACGAGGCAACTCGTGAGGACCTATACGAGCAGGCAATGGAAATCCTCGTAGAGGATGCTCCAATGCTTTATCTCTACCACCCAAGCTATAACCTTGGCGTAAGAGACGAGGTACAAGGTTTCTGGAAGCATCCAAACGGATTGCACCAGCTTCGTGAGGTAACAATCAACTAA
- a CDS encoding ketopantoate reductase family protein, with amino-acid sequence MKILVLGAGAVGGYFGGRLVEKGEDVTFLVRDKRKKQIEEQGLTIKSRHGDFSFRPQLITADSPDEPFDVVILAAKAYHLEGGLKAIEPFVRDYTVILPLLNGIEHLEDIRAYYSPEQVIGGLCFVEATLDEVGNVIQTSDIHDAVFGEWDGEVSDRVNNLAEAFSGTKANFRLSSNIQQEMWHKYLFITTLSGITSLMRSSIGPVRDTLEGRTYIQQLFEEIRLTMEEAGAPLAEGIVEKQMQIIDNQDAGMKSSMLRDIERNSAIEADHLQGYLLLLAERHGVETPLLRLVYQHLKVYEKNRG; translated from the coding sequence ATGAAAATATTAGTTCTTGGTGCAGGCGCTGTAGGGGGATACTTTGGAGGCCGCCTTGTTGAGAAAGGAGAAGATGTAACCTTCCTCGTCAGGGATAAAAGAAAGAAGCAAATCGAGGAACAGGGACTGACAATTAAGAGCAGACATGGTGACTTTTCTTTCAGGCCCCAACTAATAACTGCTGATTCTCCAGACGAACCTTTCGATGTTGTGATTCTTGCTGCAAAGGCATACCATCTGGAAGGCGGCCTTAAGGCGATTGAACCTTTTGTGAGAGACTATACAGTCATTCTGCCTTTGTTAAATGGTATAGAGCACTTGGAAGATATACGAGCTTACTATTCTCCGGAACAGGTGATTGGAGGTCTTTGTTTTGTAGAAGCAACACTGGATGAAGTGGGGAATGTAATTCAGACAAGTGATATTCATGATGCAGTTTTCGGAGAGTGGGATGGCGAAGTTTCAGACCGGGTGAACAATCTTGCTGAAGCATTTTCAGGAACGAAGGCGAATTTCCGGCTCAGCAGCAACATACAGCAGGAAATGTGGCACAAATACTTATTTATAACCACTCTCTCCGGCATTACCTCGCTGATGAGATCTTCCATAGGACCTGTCAGAGACACCCTTGAAGGAAGGACATACATACAGCAGCTGTTTGAAGAAATCAGGCTCACAATGGAGGAGGCTGGCGCGCCTCTTGCTGAAGGGATTGTGGAAAAGCAGATGCAGATCATCGATAATCAGGACGCTGGCATGAAATCGTCCATGCTGAGAGATATCGAAAGGAACTCAGCCATTGAAGCTGATCATTTGCAGGGATATCTGCTTCTTCTCGCAGAAAGGCACGGAGTGGAAACGCCGCTGCTGCGGCTTGTATATCAGCATCTGAAAGTCTATGAAAAAAACAGAGGCTAA
- the map gene encoding type I methionyl aminopeptidase codes for MIHRKSAREIELMREAGKLVAEIHRELARIIKPGVSSLEIDSFVEDYMKKHGAKPAQKGYQGYPYATCASINDEICHGFPREEPLKDGDVITVDFVADLNGGLADSAWTYIVGDVSDEVKQLCDVTKNALYIGIEAAQHGNRTGDIGAAIEKYVTPYGYGIVRDFAGHGIGPTIHEEPSIPHFGTAGKGQRLKEGMVITIEPMINTGFWPSQMDSNGWTARTMDGSLSVQYEHTVLITKDAPEILTEQNTSGD; via the coding sequence GTGATTCATCGAAAATCAGCAAGAGAAATTGAATTAATGAGGGAAGCAGGCAAACTGGTTGCTGAAATCCACAGAGAGCTTGCCCGTATAATAAAACCAGGTGTCAGCAGTCTGGAGATTGACTCCTTTGTAGAAGATTATATGAAAAAACATGGAGCTAAGCCTGCACAGAAGGGGTATCAAGGTTACCCTTATGCTACATGCGCTTCCATAAACGATGAAATCTGCCATGGGTTTCCCCGAGAGGAACCATTGAAAGACGGGGATGTCATTACAGTTGATTTTGTAGCAGATCTAAACGGCGGTCTGGCTGATTCTGCATGGACGTATATTGTGGGAGATGTTTCTGACGAGGTTAAACAGCTTTGTGACGTTACTAAGAATGCCCTGTATATCGGGATTGAAGCGGCACAGCATGGGAATCGTACAGGAGACATTGGGGCTGCTATTGAGAAGTATGTGACGCCTTATGGATACGGAATCGTCAGGGATTTCGCAGGACATGGGATCGGTCCCACCATTCATGAAGAACCCAGCATTCCTCACTTTGGGACAGCCGGAAAAGGCCAGAGGCTTAAAGAAGGAATGGTCATTACTATTGAACCGATGATCAATACAGGCTTCTGGCCATCTCAGATGGATAGTAACGGATGGACAGCGCGAACGATGGATGGAAGTCTTTCCGTACAATACGAGCATACGGTATTAATTACAAAAGACGCACCAGAAATTTTAACAGAACAAAATACCAGTGGTGACTGA
- a CDS encoding GNAT family N-acetyltransferase, which produces MIIKKYISAAEMLARAEDVLTEKEAENNLPLGLLKRLAKEEENKNSGQEGESPLLVLVENESERIEFIMVRTPPQNLVVCGNEEAVEQAVLWLKENKVDIPGVVGCKPVVEKFANKWIEETECNLQLFMKQKIYKLETLKEFPRKKGKLCYATEDDIALVTYWTQCFYEEALEPKEKLQAEEFIMNEIKCNRIFLWRDENGVPVSMAKRSRESENGVTVSLVYTPDEYKKQGYATTCVAAMSEWLLKEGFKFCSLYTDADNPVSNRVYLKIGYEPVADSVEYRFISGTGRKKAEDSGASI; this is translated from the coding sequence ATGATAATAAAGAAGTATATATCTGCGGCAGAGATGCTGGCGAGAGCGGAAGATGTGCTCACAGAAAAGGAAGCGGAAAATAATTTGCCTTTAGGCCTGCTTAAACGGCTGGCTAAAGAGGAAGAAAATAAGAATTCGGGACAGGAAGGGGAAAGTCCGCTCCTCGTCCTCGTCGAAAATGAGAGCGAACGTATCGAATTTATTATGGTGCGGACTCCGCCGCAAAACCTCGTCGTCTGTGGTAATGAGGAGGCTGTTGAACAAGCAGTTCTCTGGCTCAAGGAAAATAAGGTGGATATTCCCGGGGTGGTAGGCTGTAAGCCTGTTGTGGAGAAATTCGCTAATAAATGGATAGAAGAAACAGAGTGTAATCTGCAGCTTTTTATGAAACAGAAAATCTATAAACTCGAAACATTAAAAGAGTTTCCGCGGAAAAAAGGGAAACTTTGTTATGCAACGGAAGATGATATTGCTCTTGTAACATACTGGACGCAGTGTTTTTATGAAGAGGCACTTGAGCCAAAGGAAAAACTGCAGGCAGAAGAGTTTATAATGAATGAAATAAAGTGTAACAGAATTTTCCTGTGGCGGGATGAGAACGGAGTCCCTGTGTCTATGGCCAAAAGATCCAGGGAATCGGAAAATGGAGTTACCGTAAGCCTGGTCTATACTCCGGACGAATATAAAAAGCAAGGGTATGCAACAACTTGTGTGGCGGCGATGAGCGAATGGCTGTTAAAGGAAGGATTTAAATTCTGCAGCCTTTATACGGATGCAGATAATCCAGTATCCAACAGGGTTTACTTAAAAATTGGCTATGAACCAGTCGCTGATTCTGTGGAATACAGGTTTATTTCAGGAACAGGCCGAAAAAAAGCTGAGGACAGCGGAGCGAGTATTTAA
- a CDS encoding aspartate/glutamate racemase family protein, translating to MKTLGLIGGMSWESTLVYYKALNEQVKSRLGGLHSAECILYSVDFARIETMQRSGNWEEAGEELAAIALKLEKAGAEAVVLCTNTMHKVASRIEETITVPFLHLAQVTANRVKSDGVGKVLLLGTKYTMEEDFFINRLMDAGLDVSIPEKNEREEINRIIFQELCLGKIKESSQQKVREIIKVYKGQSQIEAVILGCTELEQLFRVGKEPGVRLYDTTELHIKAAADFMLGG from the coding sequence CTGAAGACGCTAGGGTTAATAGGAGGAATGAGCTGGGAGTCCACTCTGGTTTATTATAAAGCCCTGAATGAGCAGGTGAAAAGCCGGCTTGGAGGACTCCACTCAGCAGAATGCATTCTTTACAGTGTGGATTTTGCAAGAATAGAAACTATGCAGAGGAGCGGCAATTGGGAAGAAGCAGGAGAAGAACTTGCGGCGATAGCACTTAAGCTTGAAAAAGCAGGTGCTGAAGCAGTTGTGCTTTGTACAAATACAATGCATAAGGTTGCCAGCAGGATTGAAGAAACCATAACTGTTCCGTTCCTTCACCTTGCTCAAGTGACAGCAAACAGGGTTAAAAGTGACGGAGTGGGAAAAGTACTCCTCCTGGGTACAAAATATACAATGGAAGAAGATTTTTTTATAAACAGGTTAATGGATGCCGGATTGGACGTATCCATCCCTGAAAAGAATGAGAGAGAGGAAATCAACAGAATCATTTTTCAGGAGCTTTGTTTAGGGAAAATTAAAGAAAGCTCACAACAAAAGGTGAGAGAAATAATTAAAGTTTACAAGGGACAATCTCAAATTGAAGCAGTGATACTTGGCTGCACGGAACTGGAGCAACTATTCAGGGTAGGCAAAGAACCTGGAGTCAGGCTGTACGACACTACAGAATTACATATAAAAGCTGCTGCTGATTTTATGCTGGGAGGCTGA
- the nikC gene encoding nickel transporter permease, whose protein sequence is MAETVTSPNKKVKPPNPQIENLKIVWKKLKKNKIAMAGGFLILFFILASWIGPLLTTMDPNQPNIPDRLQGPSAEYWFGTDHQGRDIFTRIVHGMSITLYIGFVSVALGCIAGVFLGLVSGYYGGRTDAIIMRLMDVLLAFPGILLALAIVSVLGGSLNNVIIAVGIFSIPVFARIVRGSALAVRKLEYIDAVRALGASDSRIIFRHVLPNIMSPIIVQATLRIATAVLTASGLSFLGLGAQPPTPEWGAMLSAGRNYMWEHPHIALFPGLAIVAVVLAFNLFGDGLRDALDPKMK, encoded by the coding sequence ATGGCTGAAACTGTAACTTCGCCAAACAAAAAAGTAAAACCGCCTAACCCACAAATAGAAAACCTGAAGATAGTATGGAAGAAACTGAAGAAAAACAAGATTGCAATGGCGGGTGGATTTCTTATTTTGTTTTTTATTCTTGCCTCATGGATTGGTCCGCTGCTGACAACAATGGATCCAAATCAGCCCAACATACCGGACCGTCTTCAGGGGCCTTCTGCTGAATACTGGTTTGGAACAGATCATCAGGGAAGGGATATTTTCACAAGGATTGTTCACGGAATGTCAATTACTCTTTATATTGGATTTGTATCCGTAGCACTAGGTTGTATTGCTGGTGTTTTCCTTGGATTGGTTTCAGGTTATTACGGTGGACGTACTGACGCAATTATCATGCGTTTAATGGATGTTCTTCTTGCATTCCCTGGAATTCTGTTAGCACTTGCAATTGTAAGTGTACTGGGTGGAAGCTTAAATAATGTAATTATCGCCGTCGGTATTTTCTCTATTCCGGTATTTGCGAGGATTGTTCGTGGTTCGGCCCTTGCCGTGAGGAAACTCGAGTATATTGATGCGGTCAGAGCACTTGGAGCTTCAGACTCAAGAATTATTTTCAGACATGTTCTGCCAAACATTATGTCGCCAATTATTGTTCAGGCTACACTCCGGATTGCAACAGCAGTCCTGACAGCCAGCGGCCTTTCCTTCCTTGGGCTGGGAGCACAGCCTCCTACACCTGAATGGGGAGCAATGCTGAGTGCGGGAAGAAACTATATGTGGGAGCATCCGCATATTGCCCTGTTCCCTGGCCTTGCGATCGTCGCAGTAGTTCTTGCCTTTAACTTATTTGGCGACGGACTCCGCGATGCACTTGATCCAAAAATGAAATAA
- a CDS encoding peptidoglycan-binding protein, with protein MRNTILKSMKVCGVTAVAFGALVFSSGQASAAEENELGNKLLYQGKAHEHVVEMKELLAEQDLLDGEEFSNEYDKQTKEAVRSFQEEYGLIVDGLAGEQTLGALFSPEKGDEGLLVLNLQEDLADLGYYKAKLDGIFGPITENAVTDFQGDHGVEGDETGVAGPNTYGALHEAVRALRTSSASSNSSSSEQSGSSSNDQSGNSGSSQSESSEQSSGSSSEGQAQSQSTEKSEETSSASESQSSDNSNETSGNVMTMEATAYTAGCEGCTGITYTGQDLNNNPNKKVVAVDPNVIPLGSIVEVEGYGRAVAGDIGGAIKGNRIDLHMATKDEAIQFGRRDVKVTIVETP; from the coding sequence TTGAGAAACACAATACTTAAGTCTATGAAAGTATGTGGAGTTACAGCTGTGGCATTCGGTGCCCTCGTATTTAGCAGTGGACAGGCATCTGCTGCCGAAGAAAATGAGCTCGGCAACAAACTTCTCTACCAGGGAAAAGCTCATGAGCATGTAGTTGAAATGAAAGAACTGCTTGCAGAACAGGATTTACTAGATGGAGAAGAATTCAGCAATGAATACGATAAACAAACTAAGGAAGCTGTGAGAAGCTTTCAGGAGGAGTACGGCTTAATCGTTGATGGCCTTGCCGGAGAACAGACTCTTGGAGCCCTTTTCTCCCCTGAAAAAGGCGATGAAGGTTTGCTGGTATTAAACCTTCAGGAAGATTTGGCAGACCTTGGTTATTATAAAGCTAAGCTTGACGGTATTTTCGGGCCAATTACCGAAAATGCAGTAACAGACTTCCAGGGTGACCATGGCGTGGAAGGTGATGAAACTGGCGTTGCTGGTCCAAACACTTACGGGGCCCTCCATGAAGCTGTGAGAGCATTGAGAACTTCTTCAGCAAGTTCAAACAGCAGCTCATCGGAGCAGTCCGGCAGCTCTTCCAATGACCAGTCCGGAAATTCAGGATCCAGCCAGTCTGAGAGCTCTGAACAGTCTTCAGGAAGTTCTTCTGAAGGACAAGCACAGTCACAGTCAACCGAAAAGTCAGAAGAAACATCATCAGCAAGTGAAAGTCAGTCTTCAGATAACTCAAATGAGACTTCAGGAAATGTGATGACAATGGAAGCAACAGCTTACACTGCAGGCTGCGAAGGCTGCACAGGAATCACATACACTGGACAGGATTTGAACAACAATCCTAATAAAAAGGTTGTAGCAGTAGATCCTAACGTAATCCCTCTTGGTTCAATTGTAGAAGTGGAAGGTTATGGACGTGCGGTTGCAGGTGATATCGGCGGAGCTATTAAAGGAAACCGTATCGATCTTCACATGGCTACAAAAGACGAAGCAATCCAGTTTGGTCGCAGAGACGTCAAAGTAACTATTGTCGAAACTCCGTAA